The Pan paniscus chromosome 1, NHGRI_mPanPan1-v2.0_pri, whole genome shotgun sequence genome has a segment encoding these proteins:
- the LOC134728976 gene encoding PRAME family member 1-like isoform X1, with protein MSIQAPPRLLELAGQSLLRDQALSISAMEELPRVLYLPLFMEAFSRRHFQTLTVMVQAWPFTCLPLGSLMKTLHLETLKALLEGLHMLLTQKDRPRRWKLQVLDLRDVDENFWAIWPGVWALSSSPETMSKGQTAEDCPRMGEHQPLKVFIDICLKEIPQDECLRYLFQWVYQRRGLVHLCCSKLVNYLTPIKYLRKSLKIIYLNSIQEQEIRNMSWPRLIRKLRCYLKEMKTLGKLVYSRCHHYTSDNELEGRLVAKFSSVFLRLEHLQLLKIKLITFFSGHLEQLIRCLQNPLENLELTYGYLLEEDMKCLSQYASLSYLKHLNLSYVLLFRISLEPLGALLEKIAASLKTLILEGCQIHYSQLSAILPGLSHCSQLTTFYFGRNCMSMGALKDLLRHTSGLSKLSLETYPAPEESLNSLVRVNWEIFTPLRAELMCTPREVRQPKRIFIGPTPCPSCGSSPSEELELHLCC; from the exons ATGAGCATCCAGGCCCCACCCAGACTCCTGGAGCTGGCAGGGCAGAGCCTGCTGAGAGACCAGGCCTTGTCCATCTCTGCCATGGAGGAGCTGCCCAGGGTGCTCTATCTCCCACTCTTCATGGAGGCCTTCAGCAGGAGACACTTCCAGACTCTGACGgtgatggtgcaggcctggcccttcacctgcctccctctgggatcaCTGATGAAGACGCTTCATTTGGAGACCTTAAAAGCATTGCTGGAAGGGCTTCATATGCTGCTTACACAGAAGGATCGCCCCAG GAGGTGGAAACTTCAAGTGCTGGATTTGCGGGATGTTGATGAGAATTTCTGGGCCATATGGCCTGGAGTCTGGGCCCTGTCCTCCTCCCCAGAGACCATGAGTAAGGGGCAGACAGCAGAGGACTGTCCAAGGATGGGAGAGCACCAGCCCTTAAAGGTGTTCATAGACATCTGCCTCAAGGAAATACCCCAGGATGAATGCCTGAGATACCTCTTTCAGTGGGTTTACCAAAGGAGAGGTTTAGTACACCTGTGCTGTAGTAAGCTGGTCAATTATCTAACACCAATTAAATATCTCAGAAAGTCATTGAAAATAATATACCTGAATAGTATTCAAGAGCAGGAAATTCGCAACATGTCCTGGCCACGTCTGATAAGAAAGCTTCGTTGTTACCTGAAGGAGATGAAGACTCTTGGCAAACTCGTTTACTCCAGGTGCCATCATTACACGTCAGATAATGAACTCGAAGGACGGTTAGTCGCCAAATTCAGCTctgtgttcctcaggctggaaCACCTCCagttgcttaaaataaaattgatcacCTTCTTCAGTGGGCACCTGGAACAGCTGATCAG GTGCCTCCAGAACCCCTTGGAGAACTTGGAATTAACTTATGGCTACCTATTGGAAGAAGACATGAAGTGTCTCTCCCAGTACGCAAGCCTCAGTTACCTAAAGCATCTGAATCTCAGCTACGTGCTGCTGTTCCGCATCAGTCTTGAACCCCTCGGAGCTCTGCTAGAGAAAATTGCTGCCTCTCTCAAAACCCTCATCTTGGAGGGCTGTCAGATCCACTACTCCCAACTCAGTGCCATCCTGcctggcctgagccactgctcccagctcacCACCTTCTACTTTGGCAGAAATTGTATGTCTATGGGCGCCCTGAAGGACCTGCTGCGCCACACCAGTGGGCTGAGCAAGTTAAGCCTGGAGACGTATCCTGCCCCTGAGGAGAGTTTGAATTCCTTGGTTCGTGTCAATTGGGAGATCTTCACCCCACTTCGGGCTGAGCTGATGTGTACACCGAGGGAAGTCAGGCAGCCCAAGAGGATCTTCATtggccccaccccctgcccttccTGTGGCTCATCACCGTCTGAGGAACTGGAGCTCCATCTTTGCTGCTAG
- the LOC134728976 gene encoding PRAME family member 1-like isoform X2: protein MKGGKAHQTCPFHNRRSVLTSLVITNDPVSNSLSVKGCFELQERCLQNPLENLELTYGYLLEEDMKCLSQYASLSYLKHLNLSYVLLFRISLEPLGALLEKIAASLKTLILEGCQIHYSQLSAILPGLSHCSQLTTFYFGRNCMSMGALKDLLRHTSGLSKLSLETYPAPEESLNSLVRVNWEIFTPLRAELMCTPREVRQPKRIFIGPTPCPSCGSSPSEELELHLCC from the exons ATGAAAGGAGGGAAAGCGCATCAAACCTGTCCATTTCACAATAGAAGGTCTGTCCTCACCAGCTTAGTGATCACGAATGATCCTGTCTCTAATTCCCTGTCTGTAAAAGGTTGTTTTGAACTCCAGGAAAG GTGCCTCCAGAACCCCTTGGAGAACTTGGAATTAACTTATGGCTACCTATTGGAAGAAGACATGAAGTGTCTCTCCCAGTACGCAAGCCTCAGTTACCTAAAGCATCTGAATCTCAGCTACGTGCTGCTGTTCCGCATCAGTCTTGAACCCCTCGGAGCTCTGCTAGAGAAAATTGCTGCCTCTCTCAAAACCCTCATCTTGGAGGGCTGTCAGATCCACTACTCCCAACTCAGTGCCATCCTGcctggcctgagccactgctcccagctcacCACCTTCTACTTTGGCAGAAATTGTATGTCTATGGGCGCCCTGAAGGACCTGCTGCGCCACACCAGTGGGCTGAGCAAGTTAAGCCTGGAGACGTATCCTGCCCCTGAGGAGAGTTTGAATTCCTTGGTTCGTGTCAATTGGGAGATCTTCACCCCACTTCGGGCTGAGCTGATGTGTACACCGAGGGAAGTCAGGCAGCCCAAGAGGATCTTCATtggccccaccccctgcccttccTGTGGCTCATCACCGTCTGAGGAACTGGAGCTCCATCTTTGCTGCTAG